Below is a window of Pedobacter africanus DNA.
TTTAATGTATTTTTTAGGTTTTTAATGGTGTTTTTAGCCGTTTTTTTATTTTCAATCCCTTGTTCCAGCTGCACCTTAAATTATACAATTAAGGTACACTATTTACCCGAGAAATAAAACAAATTTTACAAAGCATTTTTTGATTTTGTATACGGATCCTAGGATTTATGTGTGGTTTTTCTGATGAAAAATCTGGTCTTTTTTAGCCCGGAATGCCGCTTGATTTTGCGTACTCTTTGTCTCTTTCAGCCTCCCCTTCCCTGCTGAAAAACGGAACCGGTAAGCTCAGAAAATAGCCGGATTTGTAGCCTGGTATTTGTCGGTTTATTGCTCGTGTTTTTTGTATTTTTTGTAGACCGGATAAAGGAATACGGCGGCCAGGATCAGGGTGGCGCCGAGGTAAAATCCGGTCGACATGGCCTCTCTTTTTCCAAAGAAAATGAAGGCAAGCAGGATGCCATATACCGGCTCAAGGTTGGTGATGAGCGCTACCCTGAAGGCCGACAAAGTACGCATTACAGAAACCGCTGCAACGTAGGCGAGGGCGGTACAAACGGTGCCCAGGAAAGCCAGGTAAAGCCAGTCGCTGACACTCAGATTGAAGCACTCTGTGACCAGTGTTCCATCAGCCAAACGGTATAAAGTGATCCAGAAAAAGGCCCCTGAAATTTCATAAAAACCAATGATTATGGGGTTGCTTTTTTGCACCAGGGTAGCATTTATTGAGCTGAAAAGGCTGGCTGTAAGGGCTGCCAGAAGCCCGAAAATGATACCTGTTGTGTACTGCGATTCGAATTTGAAGATGAGGTAAATGCCCGAAATGATGATCAGTCCGACCGCAATATCGGTTGTTCTGATCCTTTGTTTTCTGATCAGCGGTTCCAATATTGCTGTAAAAAGCGTGATGGATGACAGGCATACCAGGGTAACAGAGACAGTGGAAACCTTGATGGAATGGAAGAACAGGATCCAGTGTGCAGCAACGATGCTGCCTATAAAAAAGAATTGTAAAAATTGCTTTTTTGTTACCCTGAGGCTGGTTTTACTGAGCTTAAAGTACATGAAAAGGGTAATGGCGGCAATCAGTACCCTGTACCATACCATTTGTACCGCATTTACGGATATTAAGGCACCAAGTATCCCTGTAAAGCCCCAGATGAACACGGTGAGGTGTAAAATTATAAGGTTTTTTATGGGGCTGTCCGGACCTTTGGACATGCTATTTTGGTGCTTTTTTGAGCAGATATAAGCCTAGTAAACCGAAGAAAAGTGTGGGTGCAATGGCCGCAAAAAGGGGCGGCATGCCGCCTTTTAGCGAAAACATTTTTGCGAATTGGTTAAATACTATGTAAGCAAAACTTAATAAAATGCCGATTCCCAATGGGAGCCCGACCCCGCCACGTACCTTTCTGGAGGACAAAGCTACGCCGATAAGGGTAAGCACAAAGGCCGATAAAGGGTGTAAATAGCGCTTGTATTTCTCGAATAAAAGGTCGTTCCAGATGCCTGAACCCCGTATCTTTTCCTTCCTGATTTTCTCTGAAAGTTCTTTGTTGCTCAGGTTCTCAAAGATGTTATCATAGGCCGAAAAATCATCAGGACGCATGTCGAGCACTGTATCTTTAACCTGTGCAGAGCCGCTTGTAAAAGTTTCTTTAAGGCCGTTTACATCTCTTACAGAGTAGTTGCTGAGCTTCCATGAGCGTTTTAAGGAATCCCATCTGATCTCATCTGCAACCAGCTTTTTGGTCAGCTCATCCCCCTTAAATTTATCGAGTGAAAACCTGGTGCCCACCTTGGTTTTGTTGTCGAAATTGTCCATGTAAATATAGGTGTTGTTGTCCAGTTTCATGTGGATGTTGCTTTTGCTGGAGGGGTCATTCTTCTTTACATAGGTATTTTCGAAGCTGTTTTTGAGCTGATTGGTATAGGGCAGGATGTATAAATTGGAGACCAGGTTGACCGCAAAAATGATGGATGCGGATACAAAATAAGGCATCAGGAAGCGGTTAAAGCTTACCCCTCCACTTAAAATGGGTACAATCTCGGTCTGATCGGCCATTTTAGCGGTAAAAAATATAACCGCAATAAAGTTAATCAGGGGCGAGAGCATGTTTACATAATAAGGTATAGAACCGGCATAATACAGGGAAACAACCTGCCAGAAGCTAAGGTTCGCGCTTAGAAAGTCGTCCAGCTTTTCGGATAGGTCGAAAATAATGATGATCACCACAAACAGCGTAAGGGTATATAAAAACGTACCCAGGTACTTGCTGATGATGTACCAATCTAAAATTTTAATCCTGTCTTTGATAATGCGCATCTATAATTTATTACCTAAGATAGTAACCATTTTGTTTTTCCAGGCGGAAAACTCGCCGTTTATGATTTTCTCGCGTGCGGTTTTAACCAGCCAAAGGTAAAAATGCAGGTTATGGAGTGTGGCAATCTGGGCGCCGAGCATCTCTTTTGAGTGCATAAGGTGCCTCAGGTAAGCCTTGGTGTACACCTGGTCGGCCAGCAAATCGCTATCTGCTTCTATAGGTGAGAAATCATCGGCCCATTTTTTATTGCTGATGTTGATGATCCCATTTTTGGTGAAAAGCATACCATTTCGTGCATTTCTGGTGGGCATTACGCAGTCGAACATATCTACGCCTAATGCAATGTTTTCCAGGATGTTAATGGGTGTG
It encodes the following:
- a CDS encoding DMT family transporter — its product is MSKGPDSPIKNLIILHLTVFIWGFTGILGALISVNAVQMVWYRVLIAAITLFMYFKLSKTSLRVTKKQFLQFFFIGSIVAAHWILFFHSIKVSTVSVTLVCLSSITLFTAILEPLIRKQRIRTTDIAVGLIIISGIYLIFKFESQYTTGIIFGLLAALTASLFSSINATLVQKSNPIIIGFYEISGAFFWITLYRLADGTLVTECFNLSVSDWLYLAFLGTVCTALAYVAAVSVMRTLSAFRVALITNLEPVYGILLAFIFFGKREAMSTGFYLGATLILAAVFLYPVYKKYKKHEQ
- a CDS encoding LptF/LptG family permease; the protein is MRIIKDRIKILDWYIISKYLGTFLYTLTLFVVIIIIFDLSEKLDDFLSANLSFWQVVSLYYAGSIPYYVNMLSPLINFIAVIFFTAKMADQTEIVPILSGGVSFNRFLMPYFVSASIIFAVNLVSNLYILPYTNQLKNSFENTYVKKNDPSSKSNIHMKLDNNTYIYMDNFDNKTKVGTRFSLDKFKGDELTKKLVADEIRWDSLKRSWKLSNYSVRDVNGLKETFTSGSAQVKDTVLDMRPDDFSAYDNIFENLSNKELSEKIRKEKIRGSGIWNDLLFEKYKRYLHPLSAFVLTLIGVALSSRKVRGGVGLPLGIGILLSFAYIVFNQFAKMFSLKGGMPPLFAAIAPTLFFGLLGLYLLKKAPK